One genomic window of Struthio camelus isolate bStrCam1 chromosome 1, bStrCam1.hap1, whole genome shotgun sequence includes the following:
- the LOC138064504 gene encoding adenylate cyclase type 10-like, whose product MAMGNDARALYYLLECAAAYLHVSDNYLAFMNLKKAEVVRSSAAEKADVLPCFEEATFLSLKGEVCYNMGCMDLAKKTLSKALSLLKRKFPLTSAGVVFQFLLEKSERASHRKNRESSLHQEAGRERLPWLFRQSHCLSLLRQLFSLEGTSSGRRLSRLAALMKVNTAEESEDASHVSASS is encoded by the exons agccctttattacctgctggagtgcgcggctgcctacttgcacgtctccgacaactacctg gcctttatgaacctgaagaaagcagaggttgtgaggagctcagcggctgagaaagccgatgtgcttccctgctttgaagaagccaccttcctgagcctgaaaggggag gtctgctacaacatgggctgcatggacctggcaaagaagacgctcagcaaggcattgagcctgctgaagagaaaattccccctcacctcagctggcgtcgtcttccagtttctgctggagaagtcagagcgtgcctcccacaggaagaacagagagtcctcccttcatcaagaggcagg gagggagaggctgccctggctgttccggcagagccactgcctttccttgctgcggcagctcttcagcctggagggcacttccagcggccggaggctctcgcgcctggcagcgctcatgaaggtcaacacggccgaggagtctgaggatgcgagtcacgtgagtgcctcctc gtag
- the LOC138065572 gene encoding adenylate cyclase type 10-like, producing the protein MNLKKAEVVRSSAAEKADVLPCFEEATFLSLKGEVCYNMGCMDLAKKTLSKALSLLKRKFPLTSAGVVFQFLLEKSERASHRKNRESSLHQEAGRERLPWLFRQSHCLSLLRQLFSLEGTSSGRRLSRLAALMKVNTAEESEDASHVSASS; encoded by the exons atgaacctgaagaaagcagaggttgtgaggagctcagcggctgagaaagccgatgtgcttccctgctttgaagaagccaccttcctgagcctgaaaggggag gtctgctacaacatgggctgcatggacctggcaaagaagacgctcagcaaggcattgagcctgctgaagagaaaattccccctcacctcagctggcgtcgtcttccagtttctgctggagaagtcagagcgtgcctcccacaggaagaacagagagtcctcccttcatcaagaggcagg gagggagaggctgccctggctgttccggcagagccactgcctttccttgctgcggcagctcttcagcctggagggcacttccagcggccggaggctctcgcgcctggcagcgctcatgaaggtcaacacggccgaggagtctgaggatgcgagtcacgtgagtgcctcctc gtag
- the LOC138065246 gene encoding adenylate cyclase type 10-like has translation EVAAYVPDLLLSEDLKQENRCVQNFHGVLLFADVSGFTALTEKFSQSISRERGADEVTQTLNRYMGDILEELLAFGGDILKFAGDAVLVLWRAKHTQLRDTISLVLQCSQQIQEKYRIRETDVGLKLRLKIGISAGHMSLLTVGDKKQQHFLILGQAVGEVWQAQNLANASDVILSPSCWELCNQNKIKTKRLKGQSAVKKYVPASVLRKIDDRQPPDYLSELRPVTCLFVKLQFAADVNLTQICKAIQDSSVMMLEIIRPHKGEINKISMFDKGCTFLCVFGLPGEKLPDESVHALESALKISKACSSRPRKIEAVSVGVTSGTVFCGVVGHRVRHEYTVIGQKVNLAARLMEHYPGLVSCDAATYAASRLPRWCFKELPEAKMKGVVDPGPVYQYLGVSAKSVFGMDVMKERSGYSPLLGREEEIALFESYLKAYVDKKASHIMAFEGVTGSGKSHLLTELASLYSAMRMVLAVAMGLQACKSCSARQLVLQEKLQGLVEESSYCLLNVPFVVKFPLSEKVSKMSDAQRTMELELVFKKVLQKLVEDELVLFVIDNAHYIDSASWAVMSRALRDVPLFVVMGFAPARSRRQRLCEAAADIMKLQQTTHVHLGELKASAVVQKACRELGVVSVPRDLETFLMQRSCGIPYYCEELLSDLKRHDMLLFHLLRKGEKTEDKWESLFTSVTEASPAAASWSSSAGKDRRVCTIRPDVNLQSIVLPSTLKGIALAEVDSMKPSERMVLKCAAVIGPTFTTELLLRLLPRWTRTKMNKALNVLVRGNVLKWLNAGKVPEGSSVPAEGSATSLEEESGAQKRCLGETEKTARLQSGVAQEAESWDDRASERYSSSWEAWLLRQEELKRDELRAAPG, from the exons gaagtagctgcttacgtccccgacctgcttttgtctgaggacttgaagcaggagaaccgttgcgttcagaacttccacggagtgctgctctttgcggatgtgtcag gtttcactgctctgacagagaaattcagccagagcatcagcagagagcggggtgcggatgaggtcacgcaaaccctcaatcgctacatgggtgacattttggagg agctgctggcttttggtggagacatcttgaagtttgcag gggatgctgtgctggtgctgtggagagcaaagcacacgcagctgagggacaccatcagcctggtgctgcagtgtagccagcaaatccaggagaagtacaggatccgtgagacggacgtgggtctgaagctccgactgaagatag ggatctctgcagggcatatgtccctcctgactgttggagacaaaaagcagcagcacttcctgatccttggccaggccgtgggtgaagtgtggcaggcccaaaaccttgccaatgcaagtgacgtgatcctgtcacccagctgctgggagctctgtaaccagaacaagatcaagaccaagagacttaaaggccaaagcgctgtgaag aagtacgtccccgcatctgttctgaggaag attgatgacaggcaGCCCccggactacttgtccgagctacggccggtcacctgcctctttgtcaagctgcagtttgctgccgatgtcaacttaacgcagatctgcaaggctatccaggacagcagcgtgatgatgttGGAGATCATCCggcctcacaagggcgagatcaacaaaatctccatgtttgataaa ggctgcacgttcctgtgtgtgtttggactccctggagagaagctgcccgacgaaagcgttcacgccttggaaagcgctcttaaaatctccaaggcgtgctcctcgaggcctaggaaaatcga ggccgtgtctgtcggggttaccagcgggacggtgttctgcggagtcgtaggccatcgcgtgaggcacgaatacacag tcattggccagaaggtgaatctggcagcccggctgatggagcactaccctgggctggtgtcctgtgacgcagcgacgtacgcagcctctaggctgccccgatggtgcttcaaggagctgccggaggcaaagatgaagggggttgtcgatcctggccccgtgtatcaatacctgggggtgtcggcgaagtc cgtgtttggcatggatgttatgAAGGAGAGGTCCGGCtattccccgttgctcg gtcgggaggaggagattgccctctttgaaagctaCTTGAAAGCCTacgtggataagaaagcaagccacatcatggcgtttgagggcgtaacgggctctggaaagagccatttacttacggagcttgcctcttta tactctgccatgcgcatggtgctggctgtggccatgggcctgcaggcctgtaaatcgtgcagtgccagacagctcgtcctgcaggaaaagctccaagggctggtggaagagagcagctactgcctcctcaacgtgcctttcgtcgttaag tttcccctgtcggagaaggtgtccaagatgagcgacGCTCAAAGGACAATGGAACTGGAGTTGGTTTTTAAGAaagtgctacagaag CTCGTTGAAGACgaacttgtcctgtttgtcatcgacaacgcgcactacatcgactctgcctcctgggctgttatgtcgcgcgcgctcagagatgtcccgctctttgtggtcatgggctttgctcccgcTCGCTctagaagacagaggctctgcgaagctgcagcagacatcatgaagttgcagcaaacgacccacgttcatctgggagagctgaaagcttcagctgttgtgcagaaagcctgccgggagctgggagttgtcagcgtgcccagggacctagagac gttcctgatgcagagaagctgcgggatcccatattactgcgaggaactgctgagcgaccttaagcgccacgacatgctcttgttccacctgctgcggaagggcgagaaaacggaggacaagtgggagagcctcttca cttctgtaacggaggcttcccctgccgcagcctcctggagctccagcgcggggaaggaccgcagggtgtgcaccatcagacctgacgtgaacctgcagagcatcgtgcttccctccaccttgaaag ggattgcgctggctgaggtggacagcatgaagccctcggagcggatggtcttgaagtgcgcagccgtcatcgggccgacgtttaccaccgagctgctgttacgcctccttcccaggtggaccaggaccaagatgaacaaggcgttgaatgtcctggtgagaggcaacgtcttgaagtggctgaatgctgggaaggtgccagaaggcagcagtgttcccgcCGAGGggtccgccacctctctggaggaagagagcg gtgcccagaagcggtgcttgggcgagaccgagaagacggcgaggctgcagtctggcgt cgcccaggaggcagagagctgggacgaccgCGCCAGCGAACGCtactcgtccagctgggaggcctggctgctcagacaggaggagctgaagagggatgagctccgtgccgctccgg gctga
- the LOC138064725 gene encoding adenylate cyclase type 10-like, which yields MALPERAAQGERDDGKGSGQRPEVVTGLPPHGEAPWRLAVLLRRYPECWEYKSFEECRSFVERNEANRILSSHNSILLGLYSSLALWFGRLGQWADFQKPFEKAKRLLKRADASVLATQACSRLLECYTLVLRNDLERSSARARESRSRALRLAEEVFARCSTSPVFYPRAYHLKAYVFCMLGNKDQSLWCLRQGLQACEVNGNLLEKTWLEMSAERWFTGKGPVGDLWLETAPRFPQLKQAKPEVCSSRYLLKLPARPSEDALPGIK from the exons ATGGccttgccagaaagagcagcgcagggagagcgggatgatgggaaggggagcgggcagcgtccggaggtggtgactgggctCCCACCCCACGGAGAGGCTCCATGGCGGCtcgctgtgctcctccgcaggtacccagaat gctgggagtacaagtcatttgaagagtgcaggagcttcgttgagcggAACGAAGCAAAccgcatcctcagctcgcacaacagcatcctgcttggactgtattcgtccctggctctttg gtttggaaggcttgggcagtgggccgacttccagaagccctttgaaaaggccaagaggctgctgaagagagctgacgcctccgttttggccacccaagcatgcagccggctcctggagtgctacacgctggtgctgcggaacgaccttgagcgcagctcggcgagggcccgggagagccgcagcagggctctaagg cttgcggaagaggtttttgctcggtgctctacaagccccgtcttctaccccagagcctaccatctgaaagcgtacgttttctgcatgctgggtaacaaagaccagagcctgtggtgcctcaggcagggcctccaagcctgtgaagTGAacggcaacctcctggagaagacttggctggagatgagcgct gagcggtggttcactggcaagggccccgtgggagacttgtggctggagacagcgccacgttttccccagctgaagcaagcaaagcctgaagtctgtagctccaggtacctgctgaagctgccagcacggccgagcgaggatgctcttccagggattaaataa